A stretch of DNA from Strigops habroptila isolate Jane chromosome 1, bStrHab1.2.pri, whole genome shotgun sequence:
GTCTGCAAAATTAGTTGATAGCATTGAATTTGACTAAGGTAATATGGTGTATTTGGtaataaaatacaaaggcaCCACATATTTGTTTATACAGTGTATAAatcctcattttccttctaGGTTTCCAAATGCGGGAAAATCATCCTTGTTAAGTAAGGTTTCTCATGCCAAACCTGAGATTGCAAATTACGCATGTAAGTTCACACATACATTTTTAGAGCAGTAATATTTCATGAGAGCAAGAAGTCTTTTCTCTGACTTGGTTTACAGGTTTATAATAAAGACTAAGAGATAACCATGTTGCCTGCCAAATATGttacacagatttttaattataagAAATACTCCCAAGAGACACTTGCTGTTTCAGTGTCCAGTTCTTTTAACAACCTCAATTTTTCATGTGTACCCCCTCATAGTGCTTCAGCCTATGTTAAATTTCATGCAGGGTCtatttagcatttatttttgtctcagCCCGTTTTATTGCATGTGAGACTCCATGCTGTGTAATGTCCTTTGTCTACTAAACATGTACCATCGAGCTCCTTTACATAAACATCTTGAATGCTTTGGAATTTGCTGCCACCTGATCTTCCAACGGAGTAAGACTTTGGTTTTGAATCTCGTCACTGGAAAATGGACAGAAATCTTTTACTATTTTTCTATCAGTAAATCAGGTTTAGTTGTCTgatcattttttaattaaaaagcaagagtACAAGTACCGATAATTCCTACTGACCTTGCACCACTCCTGATTCTGTGTAGccttttcatattttaactCAGTTTTAAGAGTCCTATTTCACTTTGCCTTTcgttattattttttttttcctctttggaagCTATTCCATAATCTCGTTAATAATTTTTGTGTCTGAGACTTCTTCCCACCATCCCTTTGTGGGATGACaggaacagaactgaaaacagtaCCAAGACTTGGTGAGCCACTGTTTTTTTGAGTGGTCTAATTTTGTTCTCTcgtggtttgctttttctttattccttttccagtaatttttaaCATCCCATTTGccttgtttttttctgctactgaatatttgtttaatttaaataagtCTCAcagcatttaaatgttttgtaacatgaatattttttaaaatgttaaaaacagttttgttttcttccccttctcttttttccttgtcaTAGTTACAACAATACAGCCTCAACTAGGAAAGATCATGTATGCGGATTATAAGCAGGTTGGTATGAAAGTTCATTCTGCTTGTTTGTTAAAGTTGTGTATAATGATTAGTTAGGTTGCTTAAcataatttcagaaagaaaagggaaacttGTAGGGTGTTTTCATATGTATATCTATAATGCATACATATAAAATGCAATTACATGGACTTAATGAGAGTTGTGGAGAAAGTGctatttttatgaaataaaaataagaagagagCTTTAAAGCCAAATGAGGTTGAGCTAATTTCAGGTCACTTTGGAAAATGGcttcttattttcccttctctcttttctgtggtTCTAATCCTGCTTTATAACCTTAGAGTTGTGAACTTGTGTGTGGAACTGAGATTGCTGTGTTCTAACGCGTGTTTAGAACTTAAAAAAGTCATTGTTTCGGAGACTaacctgttatttttatttagaagagGCAGATTTTATGCAAGTTGACTATACAAATTGCTCTGGAATGAATAAGTAATTTCAAGAATGGATTTTAAACAGTGGCATATTTGTCCAATAGCTGCAGATCTGCAGTAGTGAATGACAGGGAATTTAGCGAATATATGCCAGTTACCGTAACTTACTGTTCTGGCTTTCTAGGTTGGCTGCTATAACTTCTGTTcgggttttggtttgttgtggtGCTTGGTGTTTTGTATTTTGCCTTGGAAGTTGTCAGGTAATGCTGTGGTGCCTGGAATCCTTTCTACAGTATCCACTTGTGGGAAAACCAATGCTAAATGAGGCTCTTACTAATAGATTTTGGACCACAAGTTCATGTAGGGTTacagcaaacattttcattCCTCAGGCTTGAATGTTCTTTgaagtgcttttattttgtctttgaaggGTATGATACATGCAGTACTACTGGAGTCATCATTTGCAAGATTAAAGGCAGATGCATAAAAGGTTTTCAGATGAGTTAACCAGAAAAGCATACCTCTCAGAtgtgaaaagacagaaaattccTCTTTTCACTATCAAAAGCAATAATCTTAGGGGGTTCAGTAGCTGATGCTTGAAACCTTCATTTAACAACCTTTAACAAAACTGTGTGTTAAAGGAAGTAAGTCTTGTTTGTCAGGTTCCCTGTAGAGATGCGCACATCTAAGGGAAATTTTTTGTATGTCCATTTTATCTGCTAGTTTAGGGTAGCTTGTCCTAGAAAGCTTGGCTGCAAATAACAGGATTGCTTatagcctttttaaaaaactacCCACCTGCCATGAATTCAGGACCTCTTGCTCTTACAGGTGTATATTTCTCCAGCAGAACTACTTGCACTCCTGGCTTTCTTTCCTGCAGTCTGTTTTGTCTCACAGCCACTGACCATTATTGTTGGCTGTTTCTGCAGTTCGTGCTTTTTATACTACAGTGTTGGGTGCTATATAGGAGCTATAcggacaaaaaaaaatcttttctaaatTCAAGGGAACCTAGTGGTGTGGTCTCAGGGAACATTTGTGAGTAAGAGGAAGTACTTCAGCTCTGAGTATTGcaactgctgaaaacaaaacaacgtAAGCAATTAAGAGGAATAATTGAGGTGACTGTCCTGGAGCATTCAAGGGCGAATGGCTcattatatctttttttttctttttttttttaattcagaacatgggtggttttttttaaggaaatagaTAGCAATTTGCTTATTTTATCTTAGTACattatgaagaagaaattacatgCAAGTATCATTActacttggaaaagaaaagacacaaaGTAGAGGATTTAAGTAAGAGTCTGGATTCAGATCTTAATACCAGACCGTGGAAACtagcagaaatatttacatCATCTACCAGAATATCTGAAGCAAGTGCTGTTTTGAGAGAATATGAGGGGCTTTTTGTGAGCtccatgaaaaatattctttgaaagAGAACTGAAGTTGggcaaaaagctgcttttgatgGTACTATAGCACTCAAAACCATCACACCGGGAAGTGGATGTTTCTGTTCTAACTCTCTAGTTATTCTCTTCCTGTTTGTAGTTACAAGCCTGTAGTTCATCCAGCTGTATCTCATGCCTCTGTAGATGGAAAATTCTGAAGGAAGGCATCAAGTATTTAGGAAATGCACAACAGTTAAAAGTTAGCGTAACGTGGGAGTGTAACTCACTCAGCGGAAAGCACCCTTCTGCCATAGGTAGCGTACTGGAAATTTTACTGTGTGCTGGCTTACAGCATTGTTCAGTTGAATCTAGTTGCTGTCTGAATGGGTATTAGATAGATTTGACGACCCTACTTTTGCTCTTCTTTGCTTCACTGTCTTAACTTTCTGTAAGTTACTGAGTAGATATTTGGGGCTTTAGTATACTGCTCTTTTTCAGTCTATCTCAGCTCTTCTTTACAACTGTGTAGAACCAGCATAGAAAATGACAAAATCCCTTTCCATCAGGACAATCTTTGCCGGCTCTGGTTGGATGCTAATATACTAATCGAACTGCTGGAGAACTGATCCCCCACCCAATTCCAAGGAATACACATAGTTGTAAAAGGAGTCTTTGAAAAAGATATTCCTGACATTCCTTTATCTGGGTTCTTCTGTTTATATAAAATGATAATAGATGTTGATGGTTTAAAATAACCATTTCTGCTTGTTGGAAATACTTTGTTTGAAACTTCTCTTTCCCTAGATCTTGGTAGCTGATCTCCCAGGACTGATTGAAGGTGCGCATGCAAACAAAGGGATGGGCCACAAATTTCTCAAACATGTAGAAAGAACCAAACAGCTTCTCTTAGttgtaagtgaaataaaatttacagCTTATTGAAATCAACGGCAGTgcagtaaataaaatgcatgctAATTGCAGTGTAGTTGGAATTTAGGAAATCATTTGTAATTTGCGTGTTTATGATAAATGTAGTTGCAGTACGGTTTTCAGAATGGAATGCTCAAACAACTGATGGTAAATTAAGTCCTTAAATAGAATTTAGAATTTAGCCAGTTAATTTAGAGCAGTGAATTGTTCCAAGCATAATTAAAGCATGCgatgatttttccttctttcttttttctgtaagatCCCATAAAGaagaagtttaaaaatcaaaccttttATCAGAACCAGCCgttttgtgcttccagtgtcTGTAGTGTTACTGTGGTGTATAGTTGCCCTCTGTTATTTCCCAGGAATGAGGGCATGTACATGGACATTGTACTGCAAATTAGTTGATGGAGAGTACCTTGATACTGTACCATAACTTAATACCACAAAGCTTGTTTTTGTGTCACTTTTTCAGGTTGATATTTCTGGGTTTCAGCTGTCTGTTAAGACTCAGTTCAGAACAGCCTTTGAAACTATACTGCTTCTAACAAAGGTGAGTTCTCATCTTCCTAGTTGACAGTTGTAGTTATGTGTAGAGGCAAGAAAGAGGCTCAGTTTTGATCAAGAACTTTCAAAATGTTAGCGTATCTTCTGGATTTATAATATAAGGCCAGTCAACGAGCTTAGAATTCTTCAAAATGaggaaatctttatttttaactgtccAGGTGAAACTGCTTTATGTTGGGCACAACTGCTCCTTCATTAATCTGTGCGGCATATGGGATATTTCTTACAGTCAAGGTGAAAAGACCCATGATGTTCAGTTCCCCAGTCTGGATGCATTTTAGAAAGTAGAAATACATGGGTACAGTTAAATCCCTGCCTCGGTGCCCTTGCTGCAGAGCCTAATGGAGATGAGACATCAGGCCCCAGCTGTGCAGATATTCAGAATTTCCATCTCTTACCATTGCTTCTggttaaaataaagcatttcatgtAATTTCAGGTTTAACAGCTGTTTTCTCTCTAGCTATATGAGTTAAGATGATCAATCTTCTGAATTTCAGCTACTGCTGTTTAATTTTAGCTTATTCATGgttgtgattttatttctgatgttaACCATAGCCCACTTACGACATTAAGAATCAGAAAACTCTCCAAAACAATTTCCTTACGTTTTTATAGATCTGAACTTTTTCTGAAAttgattttgtgtttgtggctatcagaaaaacaaaaccaagactcATTCTTTTTATTGGAGGCTGTTTCAGAATTAGCCAGCCTATTTACCTGAAATATCTGAGTTTGAACAAAAAATCACTgagccttatttttttctgtcaggtTGCTTTAATACATCAACCTTGAGACCTGAGTTGATCTCACAGCTGCCTAGGCATGAAAGGCTAATGTAAAATTGAAGTAGCACTTGTTAAATGCAAATACTTACTAAGGCAAATTTACTTATCTGTTAAGGAACTGGAGCTGTACAAAGAGGAACTGCTAACAAAGCCTGCACTTCTTGCCATTAATAAGATGGATTTGCCTTGTGCAAAGGATAACTTGAATGAACTTATGAAACAACTACAGAATCCTCAAGGTAAATTAACTTCCAATGATTGCCTTCAACAAGTCATAATAAGATTTCATCAGGGGTAACTGCGTTGGCAAGGAGTTGTTTGAAGTCAGCtattaaatttattatttgaaCATATTTGAACATATGTTTTAAAACTACTTCCTGCATTTAGAGCTCTGTTTATATGCATTTGTAGTGCTGCCTTCACTGTTGGGGTAATACTTTAATAAAATAGAGATATCCTAGAAGATCTTTCCTAACTATGATAGGGAAGAGTAAATATTCAGTCTAGGTATGTCGGAGAACAGTGACGTCTGTTGAAGGTCCCCTTACAGACAATTCTCTTGCCAAAACACGTGAACATTCTGGACAGGCCTATCTAGGTTTACTTCAAATTTGCTATTACCTTGGGGtgcatttcttcccatttccctgAGTGTATAAGAACCAGGAAAGATGAAAGCCATCCATCTCCCATATCCTGCAACTTGGGATTTCTTTGTACTCATCTTAAGGTGTAGGATCCGCTCATGAGAGCGTAAATATGGTATAACTGTTGTGTTAGTGCTTGTCTTCTAAGACTTtagctattttttaaagattaagcAAATAATAACTTCTATATTAATTTCAGTTATGTTTACTGAAATTTGGTAAAGCTTATTTTCTAAATGTAATGCGCTTTTATGGGCTTTGTAGTGATACAGTGTTTGGGGATTGTACTAACTCAATATGATTTTTCAGACTTCTTACACTTACTAGAAGAAGAAATGATTCCTGAAAATACACTTGAATTCAAAGATATAATTCCTATATCTACACATACTGGAGAAGGAATTGAGGAACTAAAAGCGTGTATAAGGAAATCCATAGCTgaggaagcagagcaggagaatgAAGAATATCGGAAAAAGAAACTACTACTTTTACAGACTTCAGAAGAGCAGATGAATAGAAGATAGTATTCTTGGCTGGATCCAACACATTCTAGTATTTTCAGTATGTACATAAAcccatttaatttttgttcCTCTACCACCACTGCCCacttctctgctccctccttcaCATTGGCTCAATGTCTTTTGGCACTTGGGTAGAACACAGTGGGGAAAAGAATGGGTTTTTGTGATTTCCCTTGGCTGCCGACTCAACAGAGTAAAGACCAAAGTATGTGCAACTCAAAGCATTGCTTAACAACTGGTGATCTCTGGAGTACTTTTTGGCAAATGAGATGAATGGAAGGAATATAACCCACAGGTAGCAAAGGGCCAAGTTCAACCACTCCATCTTCTGCTATCAGCATCAGAAACACCAGGGGAAATTTCTGATAGAGCAGTTTTCCAGGTTCTAGTACTTCTAAGGTTGAATCGGTTCTACTACTTCAACAGG
This window harbors:
- the GTPBP10 gene encoding GTP-binding protein 10 — its product is MVRGGAAVLRKYGNFIDNLRLYVRGGTGGMGYPRLGGEGGRGGDVWFIAQERITLKSIREKYPLKRFVAGTGANSSVKALKGEKGKDCEVHVPLGISVLCDDGKQIGELNAAGDRFLAARGGLGGSLATNFVPFKGQRRIVHLDLKLIADVGLVGFPNAGKSSLLSKVSHAKPEIANYAFTTIQPQLGKIMYADYKQILVADLPGLIEGAHANKGMGHKFLKHVERTKQLLLVVDISGFQLSVKTQFRTAFETILLLTKELELYKEELLTKPALLAINKMDLPCAKDNLNELMKQLQNPQDFLHLLEEEMIPENTLEFKDIIPISTHTGEGIEELKACIRKSIAEEAEQENEEYRKKKLLLLQTSEEQMNRR